The DNA sequence TTTTTCCATTACCGCGATTTGATGCGCTTTTTGCACCGTGGAGAGTCGGTGAGCAATCACTAAAGTGGTGCGATCGCGGCTCAGTTCGTCTATAGCTTGTTGCACTAAGCGCTCCGACACTGTATCCAAGGCGCTGGTTGCTTCATCCAAGATCAAGATTTCCGGATTACGCAGAAGGGCACGAGCAATGGCAAGGCGCTGACGTTGGCCCCCAGAGAGTAAAACACCGCGATCGCCTAAAGGTGTATCAAAGCCTTGAGGCAACTGGACAATAAACTCGTAAGCATTCGATCGCTTAGCCGCCTCAATTACATCCTCATCGGTGGCATCCTCTTTACCATAGGCAATATTGTTACGGACTGAATCATTGAACAAGAAGGTGTCTTGGCTAACGATCCCCATTGCCCTTCTTAGGGATTGGAGATTAAACTCTCGCAGATCTTGGTTGTCTATAGTGATGCGGCCTTCCGTAGGCTCATAAAACCTAGGCAACAAATCAGCCATCGTTGACTTTCCGGCACCAGAGGCTCCTACCAAAGCCAACGTTGTTCCTCGTGGTACCCAGAGGTCTACATTTTTCAAAACTAAGCTGTTGCGGCTAGGATAAGCGAACGAGACATTTTCAAATCGGATGCCCTGCTCTAGTTTCTTATAGGCCACCGCACCACTTTGCATAAAGGGTTTGTTGTCGCGACGGAGGAAATCAGTGACGCTCTCCACACTAGCCGAGGCATTCGCAAATGCGTTCCGGGCGTTGTTTAACTGACTGATAACGGGAAGGAGCCGAAAGAGGACAAATAAGTAAGTCAGTAATACAGCCGAGACAGCTTCTAGTTGCTGGAAGAAAAAAGTCCGCCCCACAAAGAGGATTGCTAACACTGCCAGCAGTCCAGACATTTCGTTCACGGGTCCGATCGCTGCAGAGTTAGCCTGAGATTGAAACTCAGCCTTCTCTCGGATCAGAATCAAATTCTCAAGTTGCTTATATTCTTTTTCTTCATTGCCAGCAGCCTTAATGAGGCGAATACCAGTTAAGACATCTAGCAAGCGACTAGAGTAAACGCGGGCGATCTCGGTTAAGGTACGACCAAATTCTTTAGAGCGATGAATCCAGTATTGATTAGTTAGATTAACTAGTGAAAGTAAGCCTGTAGCAACCAAGGTCAACTGCCAGGATATTGATAGTAATATGCCAACAAATACCAAGATGGTGGCAACAGTTGAAACGAGTTGAAAGATAATTTGAACTGACCTGGCAGTTCGACTGACTTCATTACCAATTCGATTCGTAATATCACCAATCTTAATTCGAGTGTAAAAGTC is a window from the Trichocoleus desertorum ATA4-8-CV12 genome containing:
- a CDS encoding ABC transporter ATP-binding protein/permease, whose protein sequence is MSPNQLLIKYALRYPFWNFITIILGFSGALFNGVSTTLIVPVVLGFLGQDVVLNSGPPIIRRIMGLFDSAPEQYRLLLMLGAILFAIALKNITGYVNSLSAGHLARLLVNDLRKEGLRILLEVDLDFYTRIKIGDITNRIGNEVSRTARSVQIIFQLVSTVATILVFVGILLSISWQLTLVATGLLSLVNLTNQYWIHRSKEFGRTLTEIARVYSSRLLDVLTGIRLIKAAGNEEKEYKQLENLILIREKAEFQSQANSAAIGPVNEMSGLLAVLAILFVGRTFFFQQLEAVSAVLLTYLFVLFRLLPVISQLNNARNAFANASASVESVTDFLRRDNKPFMQSGAVAYKKLEQGIRFENVSFAYPSRNSLVLKNVDLWVPRGTTLALVGASGAGKSTMADLLPRFYEPTEGRITIDNQDLREFNLQSLRRAMGIVSQDTFLFNDSVRNNIAYGKEDATDEDVIEAAKRSNAYEFIVQLPQGFDTPLGDRGVLLSGGQRQRLAIARALLRNPEILILDEATSALDTVSERLVQQAIDELSRDRTTLVIAHRLSTVQKAHQIAVMEKGSVVELGSHEELLKQGGYYARLCLMQFSEDTQEALKVSKHDALSKTSYEIRSRLNSMIGSLKLIVDGMTENPEEANELTEEAYYSAVKLLQTLESLEDTTEMKSPV